The window TGATTGCGAAGTGGTCGTTGTGACTGAGTAATTCACATTTCCACCGATCATTAGTTTTTGATCGGTGGTTTTGTAATTTTGATTTTTATCCAAAAAACTTTAAAAGCAAATGTTTAGATTCAATTGTTTGATTTTCCATTTTTGTCTATTGATTTTTCTTTCCTGTTCCTCCAAAGATATAGATACTGAGGATATTCTCAGTTATCGTACAGAGTCCATTAGATTGCCAATAGATCACACGGTCTTTCCAAGCACTTTTGCTATGCAGTACTTTGAAGGTAAGCTATATTGGATGAGTAGGGATAAAAGGACAATTCATCAGCTTGATTTTAAGAATAAGGAAATGGACTTATTCCTCAAGTTCAATGAAGAAGGACCTGATGGAGTAGGGACACCTCTTGGTTTTTATTTGCATAATTTGGATTCTATTTACATGCCATCTGGTTACCGCTTATTTTTATTGGATCGGCAGGCAAAAATCAAAAATGTATATGATTTTTCAGAAACGGAATTGGCAGGTCCATTATCTTCAAACACCAGATACAGTGGCCAATTTGTTAACCTATCCAAAGGGGTAGCAATTAGCCTAAAGCCTGAGTTGATTTCAAAAAGTCTTTTAAATAAGGATTTTCTTAAGCGCTACAATCCCTTTCTGGTTTTTGATCTTAAGTACGAAAACTTTGAAAAAATGAATTTCAATTTTGATCCTATTTTATTTGACAAAGGATCGAATTTGATCAGTAGTAGTTTTACAGGCGAAGGGGATGATTTTTTTGTAATTACCCAGTATAGTAATGTTTTACATAAATATGATATTCAAAAAGGTAAGGTAAGTGTGCATCCATTGGAGTCTAATCTGGTCAATAATTTTTCTGACAGTTATTTCAAGTCCGAGCCAAGGAATAACTCAGCTGTTGAAAATACCCGATTAATTTACAAATACGCTTCTAATATTGGGTTGTTGTATGACCCATTTAGAAAAATGATTTACAGAATGGGTTGGAAAGGGGAAGAATTAGATAAGAATATAAATTTCATGAAGTTTTCGGAATTTTTACCGCATTTTGTAGTAGGGGTGTATAATGCTGAATCTTTAGAGTTACTAGGGGAATTTGATTTGCCAAGAAACAAATATTTGGCGCATCATTATTTTGTGAGTGAAGATGGATTGAATTTGTTTTTGAATCATCCTGACAATCCAAATACCAAAGAAGATGAGCTTAAAATAGAAGTGTTTGATTTTTCAGGTTTGAAACAATGATGCTTTTTGAAAAGAATCATGTAAATTTCTATTGGGAAAAGTTCAATTTCTCTGTAAACTAAGGGGTTTTACGATGTTTTCCTTTTAAATCATCATTCCTATGAAGAAGCATTTGTTATTTATATTAGGCCTAGCGGGAGCTTTTGCGCTTGGATATATTTCCAATTATTTCGTATTTGAAGAAAATAAACCAAGAATAGTAGAAACAAATCTAAACCCAGAAAAAATGAAACTAGGAGCTTTTTCCATGAGTTTGAGCGTCAAAGATCTCAAAACTTCCAAAGATTTCTATGAGAAACTAGGTTTTGCTGTATTTGCAGGAGATTTTGACAAAAATTATTTAATCATGAAAAATGAAAACTCCCTGATCGGGCTATTTCAGGGGATGTTTGAAAATAATATTTTGACATTCAATCCAGGATGGGATGAAAATGCCCAAGAAATCAACGAGTTTGATGATATAAGAGAAATACAAAGCCATTTAAAGAAAAATGATGTTTCATTATCATCAGAGGTAGATCAAAACACTAAAGGACCAGGCAGTATCATGTTGACGGATCCTGATGGCAATATGATTTTAATTGATCAGCATAGATAGGCAATTTGACCCCCAAGGTCTGAGTCCTCACAGACCTTTTCCAATTTAAGCTTCGTTATCAAACTAATGCTTTCCTTGTACATAATTTATGAATAGAAGTCTTAAGTCTTAACAAAATAATAGATTGTGAGGACACAAGCCTTGGGAGGGACAGACCTTTTGATCTCCCAAGGTCTGTGTCCCCACAGACCTTTTTCTAAAGTATATTCTGATAATGTTATTTGCCTTAATATAATGGCTTGTGGAGACACAAGCCATGGTTGGGGGTATTACATTTTGAGTGCAAGAAGGCCTTCAGTAAAACACAAAAAAAGGAGCTCTGTAAAACAGAACTCCTTTTACAATAATTAAGGCAAATCAATTTAAAATCCTAATCGATAGAAAGCGTCACTCCATTTTACTTCGTTCTGGAGTTGTCTTAAGTTTGTTTCTTTATCGATTATAATATTTTCCAAACCTGCGATTTTCGCGAAGTCAGTCAGATGCTCTGTTGTCAAACTTTGGCTAAAGCATGTGTGGTGTGCACCTCCGGCATAAATCCAGCCTGCACAGCCAGTGTTCATGTCAGGAAGCGGTTTCCACATTACTCTCGCCACAGGGAGTTTCGGAAGGGCTTGAGGCACTTCTACTGCTTCCACTTCATTGACTACAAGCCTGAATCTATTTCCCATATCCACCAAAGAGGCGTTTAGTGAAGCACCAGCCTTGCCGTTGAATACCAATCTAACAGGATCTTCTTTTCCACCTATTCCGAGCGGATGTACTTCACAAGTAGGCTTTCCATTCGCCAAAACAGGATCTACTTCCAGCATATGGGCACCAAGAACCATGCTGTTGCTTGGGTCAAAATGATAGGTATAGTCTTCCATGAAAGCATTTCCACCTTCAAGTCCTGTTCCCATTACTTTCATGGCTCTTACCAAAGCGGCAGTTTTCCAATCACCTTCACCTGCATATCCATAACCTTCAGCCATTAATCGTTGTGTGGCTATTCCTGGCAATTGTTTCATGCCATGAAGGTCTTCGAAAGTATTTGTAAAGCCTTTAAATCCGCCTTCTTTAAGGAACTTGCGCATTCCGATTTCAATTTGGGCAGCATCTAACAATGAAGATCTTCTAGCCCCATTCGCTTTTAAATTATCTGCTAGGGTATAAGTAGCTTCATATTCCTCGACAAGTCCTTTGATTTCAGACTCAGGTGCAGCATTGATGAGTTGTACCAAATCGCCTACGGCAAAAGTGTTCACAGCAAATCCAAACTTCAATTCAGCTTCGACCTTATCGCCTTCAGTTACAGCCACATTTCGCATGTTGTCTCCAAATCTTGCGAATTTGGCTCCTTGCCAATCATTCCATCCAGAAGCAGCCCTTGCCCAAGTGTCAATTTGAGATTTTACTTTTGGATCTTGCCAGTGGCCAACTACCACTTTACGTTCGATTTTCATTCTAGAAACCATAAATCCAAATTCTCTGTCTCCATGAGCACTTTGATTGAGGTTCATAAAATCCATATCTATGCTTTCCCATGGAATATCTCTATTGAATTGAGTATGGAGGTGAAGCATTGGTTTTTGAAGAATTTTTAAGCCACCGATCCACATTTTGGCAGGAGAAAAAGTATGCATCCATGCAATGATACCAATACAGTTTTTGTTTTGGTTTGCCTCTTGGCAGACTGCGTAGATTTCCTCTGTAGTTTTAACAGTTGGTTTATAAATTATGCTTACACTGATTCCTTGAGATTCATTGAGCTCTTTTGCTATGATTTGAGAATGTTCCGCAACTTGACGAAGGGTTTCTTCTCCATATAAGTGCTGGCTTCCTGTGAGAAACCATACTTCGTTTTGTTTGAGATTATTCATGAATTTTTCGTTTATAAGGTTTGATTTTGATTACATCCAAAAGAAATAGTAAAGCAGACCAACAATTAATATAATCCCAGCTGCGCCTAAATTGAATGGTGTGGCTGTATTGAAGAGTACAGGATCTATTGTTAAAGATTTTGGGTCTGCTTTTTTCATTTTCACATTGGTATATAAAATAACCCCAAGCATCATAAATAATGAAGCCATCATAAAAATGGATTCAAAACCTATTGATTCGAAGTCATTGAAAAATGCAATACCAAGAATTGTTGAAATTAATCCCAAAGTAAAGAAAATATAAGAGGAAGTTAAGGATTTACTTCCAACCCCCTTTTCTTTGAAAGCAGGATTCGCGTGTGTCTTCTTTTCCGTGAAACTTATCACTGAGGCAATAAGCAATAAAATAATAAATACATATCCCATCCTCAACAAGAACGGCATTTCAGGATACAATACTTTAAATACAATACCCGCAGGAATTGTAGCGATAGCTGTCCAAAGAGCAGCATTTCCTGTGATTTGTCTCCAAAACAGACCCATGCAGAATACTGCAACCACTCCAGGATAAATATATCCTGTGTATTCTTGTATGTATTGGAATACCTGATCCAGTGATGCTAACTGTGGAGCGACAAGCATAGCTATGAAAAGTGCCACAATTGCCACGAGTCTACCTGATCTTACCAATTGATTGTTGGTAGCATCAGGCTGGAAATATACTTTGTAGATGTCCATGGTGAAAATCGTCGAAGTACTATTGATCATGGACGCAAGAGAGGAAACTATTGCTGCTGCAAGTGCAGCAAATGCCAATCCTCTAATTCCAGCAGGAACAAAGTTTTTCAAAAGCCATGGATAAGCTTCATCAGATTTATCAATTGTCCCAATTTGCTCAAATGGAACATTCAGCATCACAGACAATTCTTCTGGCGTTGATTTATTGATCAATACCCAAGCTGCAATTCCCGGAATTACAACCAACAATGGAATAAGAATTTTTAAGTAACCTGCGAAGATCAACCCTCGTTTCGCATCTTCTATACTTTTTGCTGCAAGGCCTTTTTGAATGATATATTGATTGAATCCCCAATAACCAATATTGGTAAGCCACATAGCACCAAGTACAACAGCTACACCAGGAAGATCTTGATAAGCATCTTTCAGCCCTCCAACTCCATCAGGTATCATAATTTCACCTTTTGGTACCACCATTACGAAATGTTCTCGAGCGGCTTCATAAAGATTTGCCATTCCTGCAAAAACTCCAGCTCCGTCTCCAACTGCTTCTAAGGCAAGAAAAGTAGTAACTAAACCTCCTGCAATCAATACAATCACTTGGACAACATCTGTCCATGCTACAGCTTCTAGACCACCATAAATAGAGTAGATGCCTGAAAACACCAAAAGACCTATAATGCCATATTGTAGAGGTACCCCCATGATTTTCTCCATGGCCAAGGCTCCTAAGTAACTTACCGAGGTCAGATTGACAAAGACATATACCAAAAGCCAAAAAACAGCAAAGGCAGTACTTACTCTTTTATCAAATCTGGATTCCAAAAACTGAGGCATTGTATATATGCCATTCTTCAAGAAAACTGGTAAGAAGTATTTGGCGACGATGATCAGTGTAATCGCAGCAATCCATTCATATGCTGCAATGCCCAACCCGATTGCGAATCCAGAACCTGATGTTCCGATAAAGTGCTCCGCAGAAATGTTAGCTGCTATCAAGGACGCACCAACTGCCCACCAGGTGAGCGATTTATCAGCCAAAAAATACTCCTGAGCAGTTTTTTGCAGGCCAGTTTTAGATCTTGAGACCCATAGCCCCAGTGCGACTATAATAACTGCGTAAACCGAAAAAACGATGTAATCTAAAGTAGAGAATCCAGCATTCATAGAGAATCTGTGTTTTAGAGGGTTTAAAATGTTAATTGAGTGACATGAATTGCCGTGATAAGCAATTAAGTGTCATATTTACACCTAAAATCCGAATAAAAAAAATATGCAAGTGAAAATTTATTCCAATCCTGCTGGGATTTCATTTCTTGGTATGAAATTATGAATGTTTGTAAAGTTTTCTTTATAGTGATCTTCATCCAAAGAATAATAAAATGCTCCTTTCTTAGAACTTGATTTATCTTTTTCTGACTCTTTTTTCAAAAGCTTGGTAGAGAGCACTTTTCTAGTGAAATTTCTCTTATCTATTTTTGTGTCGTAAAGACCTTCATACATTGCTTGCAACTGTGGAAGCGTAAATTTTTCAGGTAAAAGCTCAAATAGAATAGGATGAAATGCAGCTTTATATCTTAATTTAGTCAGAGCTCTTTCTACCATTTCTTTATGATCAAAAATTAGATTTGGAAGATCTTTTATGGAATACCATCTAGCATGAAAATCATCATTAATCTGTGCCTGATATTTTTCTATATCAATCAATGCCACATAGGCAACGGCGATGACCCTTTCGATGGGATCCCTATCTGGCTGGCTAAATGCTTGCATTTCTTCCATATAAACATCATGTAAACCAGTTAGTTGCTTCAAGATTCGCTCAGCTGCTTGATCTAAAGACTCGTCAGACTGTACAAATCCTCCCATTAGACTCCATTTCTCTCTTTCGGGGGCAAAACCTCTCTGAATCAGCAGTAGCTTGTAATCGACACCGTCAAAGCCAAAAATTATACAATCCACAGCCACTAAAAGCCTGGTTTGATTTGAATACTTCATATTTGGTTGATATTATGGGTTTAGGCTAGTTTAATTTTGAAAGTTAGTTATTTTCTCCATATAAATCCAATATTGACACTTAATATTTGTCCAATTTAGAATAGAATAAAAAAAGTTAAATGATTAAGCTCTTTTTGATTTTAAAATCACTCTTTTTTATATCGATTCTATTTGTTTATTTATAGAAGTCTCAAATCATTTGCTCTTAATGTTGTGGTAGATGCTTATCAAGGAATATTTTAAAGCCATTTTTGATTATTTTATTTTAATAGTGTAAAAAAGACAATTAATATTTGTGTCTTTAATTTTTATTCTCTAATATTCGTTTATGATAGCGTTAAGATCAGTTTATTTAATGTTCAAATAATTCATTATCAATTATTTAAATATTAAATTATCTGCTTTTAAACTATTTCAATCAAGAAATTTTCTACAAATGATGTTGCCCAAATGCTCCAAGGAAGAGTATCAGGTGTTCAGGTGACCTCTGATGGTCAGCCTGGAGCTTTTCCAAGTGTAAGAATTAGAGGTATTTCTACGTTTGGCAATGGTCAGCCACTATATGTAATAGATGGTGTGCCTGTGGGTACAACCCCAAGAGACTTTAATCCAAATGATGTGGAGAGTATGCAAGTGTTGAAGGACGCTTCTGCTGGGGCTATTTATGGTTCAAGGGCTGCAAATGGTGTGGTAATCATCACAACAAAACAAGGGAAGAAAAATTCTCCTTTGAAGGTTGAATACAATACTTATGTAGGGGTAGATCAGGTATGGCAGAGAATTCCTGTATTGGGAAGAGAAGATTATCAAATGATCATCAACGAAGTTCAGAGAAATGGTAATCA is drawn from Belliella baltica DSM 15883 and contains these coding sequences:
- a CDS encoding sodium/sugar symporter, translating into MNAGFSTLDYIVFSVYAVIIVALGLWVSRSKTGLQKTAQEYFLADKSLTWWAVGASLIAANISAEHFIGTSGSGFAIGLGIAAYEWIAAITLIIVAKYFLPVFLKNGIYTMPQFLESRFDKRVSTAFAVFWLLVYVFVNLTSVSYLGALAMEKIMGVPLQYGIIGLLVFSGIYSIYGGLEAVAWTDVVQVIVLIAGGLVTTFLALEAVGDGAGVFAGMANLYEAAREHFVMVVPKGEIMIPDGVGGLKDAYQDLPGVAVVLGAMWLTNIGYWGFNQYIIQKGLAAKSIEDAKRGLIFAGYLKILIPLLVVIPGIAAWVLINKSTPEELSVMLNVPFEQIGTIDKSDEAYPWLLKNFVPAGIRGLAFAALAAAIVSSLASMINSTSTIFTMDIYKVYFQPDATNNQLVRSGRLVAIVALFIAMLVAPQLASLDQVFQYIQEYTGYIYPGVVAVFCMGLFWRQITGNAALWTAIATIPAGIVFKVLYPEMPFLLRMGYVFIILLLIASVISFTEKKTHANPAFKEKGVGSKSLTSSYIFFTLGLISTILGIAFFNDFESIGFESIFMMASLFMMLGVILYTNVKMKKADPKSLTIDPVLFNTATPFNLGAAGIILIVGLLYYFFWM
- a CDS encoding DUF4221 family protein — its product is MFRFNCLIFHFCLLIFLSCSSKDIDTEDILSYRTESIRLPIDHTVFPSTFAMQYFEGKLYWMSRDKRTIHQLDFKNKEMDLFLKFNEEGPDGVGTPLGFYLHNLDSIYMPSGYRLFLLDRQAKIKNVYDFSETELAGPLSSNTRYSGQFVNLSKGVAISLKPELISKSLLNKDFLKRYNPFLVFDLKYENFEKMNFNFDPILFDKGSNLISSSFTGEGDDFFVITQYSNVLHKYDIQKGKVSVHPLESNLVNNFSDSYFKSEPRNNSAVENTRLIYKYASNIGLLYDPFRKMIYRMGWKGEELDKNINFMKFSEFLPHFVVGVYNAESLELLGEFDLPRNKYLAHHYFVSEDGLNLFLNHPDNPNTKEDELKIEVFDFSGLKQ
- a CDS encoding VOC family protein, producing MKKHLLFILGLAGAFALGYISNYFVFEENKPRIVETNLNPEKMKLGAFSMSLSVKDLKTSKDFYEKLGFAVFAGDFDKNYLIMKNENSLIGLFQGMFENNILTFNPGWDENAQEINEFDDIREIQSHLKKNDVSLSSEVDQNTKGPGSIMLTDPDGNMILIDQHR
- a CDS encoding NUDIX hydrolase; its protein translation is MKYSNQTRLLVAVDCIIFGFDGVDYKLLLIQRGFAPEREKWSLMGGFVQSDESLDQAAERILKQLTGLHDVYMEEMQAFSQPDRDPIERVIAVAYVALIDIEKYQAQINDDFHARWYSIKDLPNLIFDHKEMVERALTKLRYKAAFHPILFELLPEKFTLPQLQAMYEGLYDTKIDKRNFTRKVLSTKLLKKESEKDKSSSKKGAFYYSLDEDHYKENFTNIHNFIPRNEIPAGLE
- the araA gene encoding L-arabinose isomerase, which encodes MNNLKQNEVWFLTGSQHLYGEETLRQVAEHSQIIAKELNESQGISVSIIYKPTVKTTEEIYAVCQEANQNKNCIGIIAWMHTFSPAKMWIGGLKILQKPMLHLHTQFNRDIPWESIDMDFMNLNQSAHGDREFGFMVSRMKIERKVVVGHWQDPKVKSQIDTWARAASGWNDWQGAKFARFGDNMRNVAVTEGDKVEAELKFGFAVNTFAVGDLVQLINAAPESEIKGLVEEYEATYTLADNLKANGARRSSLLDAAQIEIGMRKFLKEGGFKGFTNTFEDLHGMKQLPGIATQRLMAEGYGYAGEGDWKTAALVRAMKVMGTGLEGGNAFMEDYTYHFDPSNSMVLGAHMLEVDPVLANGKPTCEVHPLGIGGKEDPVRLVFNGKAGASLNASLVDMGNRFRLVVNEVEAVEVPQALPKLPVARVMWKPLPDMNTGCAGWIYAGGAHHTCFSQSLTTEHLTDFAKIAGLENIIIDKETNLRQLQNEVKWSDAFYRLGF